The Pseudomonadota bacterium genome has a window encoding:
- a CDS encoding RT0821/Lpp0805 family surface protein, whose amino-acid sequence MMKLKLAAVLVAFSLVTACEGAGGKETAGTLLGGAGGALLGAQVGSGSGQILAAVAGGLAGAFLGNQIGQSLDRADQAYAEQATQQAHNAPIGQTIAWNNPESGNSGTYTPVRDGYDSGGAYCREYQTTVTVGGKVEEAYGTACQQPDGSWKVVN is encoded by the coding sequence ATGATGAAATTAAAGCTGGCAGCGGTTCTGGTAGCGTTTTCGCTGGTCACCGCGTGCGAGGGCGCAGGCGGCAAGGAGACCGCTGGTACGCTTCTGGGCGGCGCTGGCGGCGCTCTCTTGGGCGCCCAGGTCGGCAGCGGCTCGGGACAGATTCTCGCGGCCGTGGCCGGTGGTCTGGCCGGCGCGTTCCTGGGCAACCAGATCGGCCAGTCGCTGGACCGTGCCGATCAGGCCTATGCGGAACAGGCGACCCAGCAGGCGCATAACGCGCCGATCGGTCAGACGATCGCCTGGAACAATCCGGAATCCGGTAACTCCGGCACCTATACGCCGGTGCGCGATGGTTATGACAGCGGCGGCGCCTATTGCCGGGAGTACCAGACCACGGTCACCGTGGGCGGCAAGGTCGAAGAAGCCTATGGCACGGCGTGCCAGCAGCCCGATGGTTCGTGGAAAGTGGTGAACTAA
- the pdxH gene encoding pyridoxamine 5'-phosphate oxidase, whose product MPSIEERDPIELFGDWFAEAKDCGLKEPTAMALASADKNGMPSLRMVLLKGYGPDGFVFYTNYESRKGRELQENPQAALCFYWMPLGRQIRVQGRVETVSDADADTYYQSRHRDSRIGAWASQQSRPMATRYDLEKSVAKYAAKFAIGEIPRPPYWSGFRIAPRLIEFWSEKPFRLHERIVFERETDDAPWRTSRLFP is encoded by the coding sequence ATGCCTTCGATTGAGGAGCGCGATCCCATTGAATTGTTCGGGGATTGGTTCGCCGAAGCCAAGGATTGTGGTCTGAAAGAACCAACGGCCATGGCGTTGGCAAGCGCCGACAAGAACGGCATGCCGTCACTTAGAATGGTTCTGCTTAAGGGATATGGCCCCGACGGCTTCGTGTTCTACACCAACTATGAGAGCCGCAAGGGCCGCGAGCTTCAGGAAAACCCGCAGGCGGCGTTGTGCTTCTATTGGATGCCGCTGGGCCGCCAGATTCGTGTCCAAGGTCGCGTTGAAACCGTCAGCGACGCCGACGCCGACACCTATTACCAGTCGCGCCATCGCGACAGTCGCATCGGTGCCTGGGCGTCCCAACAGTCACGGCCCATGGCCACCCGTTACGACCTTGAAAAGAGCGTCGCCAAGTACGCCGCGAAGTTCGCTATCGGAGAGATACCGAGACCGCCCTATTGGTCGGGTTTCAGAATTGCCCCCAGGCTGATCGAGTTCTGGTCGGAAAAGCCGTTTCGCCTGCACGAGCGCATCGTCTTCGAACGCGAAACCGACGATGCGCCTTGGAGGACGTCGCGTCTGTTTC